Part of the Dreissena polymorpha isolate Duluth1 chromosome 12, UMN_Dpol_1.0, whole genome shotgun sequence genome, AGTGCTTTCCGAAGGTGCCACGTCTTCGGTGGATGTGGAGTAAGGGGTTTCTGTAACAGTTTCGGTTGATTTATAAAAGTCATTGGTTGAAGTGCTATCCGAAGGTGCCACGTCTTCGGTGGATGTGGAGTAAGGGGTTTCTGTAACAGTTGCGGTTGATGTATAAACGTCATTTGTTGAAGTGCTTTCCGAGGGTGCCACGTCTTCGGTGGATGTGGAGTAAGGGGTCTCTGTACAGTTTTGGTTGATGTATAAAGTCATTGGTTGAAGTGCTCACCGAGGGTGCCACGTCTTCGGTGGATGTGGAGTAAGGGGTTTCTGTGACAGTTTCGGTTGATGTATAAAAGTCATTGGTTGAAGTGCTTTCCGAGGTTGCCACGTTTTCGGTGGATGTGGAGTAAGGCGTTTCTGTAACAGTTTCGGTTGATGTATAAAAGTCATTGGTTGAAGTGCTCACCGAGGGTGCCACGTCTTCGGTGGATGTGGAATAAGGTGTTTCTGTGACAGTTTCGGTTGATGTATAAAAGTCATTGGTTGAAAAGCTTTCCGAGGGTGCCACGTCTTCGGTTGATGTGGAGTAAGGGGTTTCTGTAACAGTTTCGGTTGATGTAGAAAAGTCATTGGTTGAAGTGCTTTCCGAGGGTGCCACGTCTTCGGTGGATGTGGAGTAAGGGGTTTCTGTAACAGTTTCGGTTGATTTATAAAAGTCATTGGTTGAAGTGCTTGCCGAGGGTGTCACGTCTTCGGTGGATGTGGAGTAAGGGGTTTCTGTAACAGTTTCGGTTGATGTATAAAAGTCATTGCTTGAAGTGCTTTCCGAGGGTGCCACGACTTCGGTGGATGTGGAATAAGGGGTTTCTGTGACAGTTTCGGTTGAGGTATAAAAGTCATTGGTTGAAGTGCTTTCCGTGGGGTCACGTCTTCGGTGGATGTGGAATAAGGGGTTTCTGTAACAGTTTCGGTTGATGTATAAAAGTCTTTGGTTGAAGTGCTTACCGAGGGTACCACGTCTTCGGTGGATGTGGAGTAAGGCTTTTCTGTAACAGTTTCGGTTGATGTATAAAAGTGATTGGTTGAAGTGCTTTCCGAGGGTGCCACGTCTTCGATGGATGTGGAGTAAGGGTTTTCTGTAACAGTTTCGGTTGATGTATTAAAGTCACTGGTTGAAGTGCTTTCCGAGGGTGCTACGTCTTCGGTGGATGTGGAGTAAGGGGTTTCTGTAACAGTTTCGGTTGATGTATCAAAGTCATTGGTTGAAGTGTTTTCCGAGGGTGCCACGTCTTCGGCTGATGTGGAGTAAGGGGTCTCTGTAACAGTTTCGGTTGATGTATAAAAGTCATTGGTTGAAGTGCTTTCCGAGGGTGTCACGTCTTCGGTGGATGTGGAGTAAGGGGTTTCTGTAACAGTTTCGGTTGATGTATAAACGTCATCCGTTGAAGTGGTTTCTGTGTGTATATTGTTGTCTGTTGACAGGGAGAAAAGGGTTTCGGTTGATGTATAATGGTCATAGGTTGTAGTGCTTTCCGAGGATGTCATGTCTTCGCTAGTCGTTGAGTAAAGGGTTCCTGAAATAGTTTCGGTTGAAGTGGTTTCCGTTGATATATCATCTTGGAAAACGGTACATGTGTCCGTGATTGTAACGGTACTTGTGTCCGTGATTGTAACGGTACTTATGTCCGTGATTGTAACGTATTCAGTGGATATCAGGCATTCGGTTTTTGTTGTGGTGGTTTTTACAGCCATGATATAAGCAATGAATAGAACTGTAGTTAGTATATCCTTTAATGACATGATTCTTACTTCCGAATTTGTAGAAACTCGCAATCTTATGTTTCCAATGAGtatgcacttcctaaattaaaactaactgcatatgtttgaaaacatacacaaacatggCAAGTAATccaataaaaagctataaaaGTTAAAACAGTCACTTTGTTCCAACTCTATACTTTCTATCGACACCTTAAGGTAGTATTGTAAAACTTACAACTTCAATAATATAGATTACACAATCGACGTTTCTCGTTTCTTAAATTTTGAAATTACTTATGAACATTAAGCCACTATTTAAAGTGTTCTTTTCTTGTTTGCATTCAGAATACACAGCCaaccataaatatttatataatattgtaaTGCGTAGGATGCGAAGCGAATTCTGTCCTATTGTTGTCGGAATAATAACAACCAAGAATTAATAATTCGCAACTGTTACAGTATCTCAAGCGAACAATCATAACCAATGTAATGTATTTACAGATGGCTGACTAGTATTCACTCGATTTCTTATTAGCAGTCATAAGCGTTTAACAACTTTAAATCGAATACTCATTTTTTAAACCGGATATTTATACAATAGTTGCAAGGAGCAGTTTACtcaatgttatttaatttgtatcaGAAAAATTGCCACCTGACAACATTTTATAATCAGACAtattttgtctataaaaaaatAAGCTAAAAGCATTAAGCGCCATTTTTCTTCACGTCAAAACGTATTGTATTAGTACGGGTTCTTACACCTAAAGAGGCGTTAAGGGATCAACTCGAATAAAGAACTGTGAAACAAAAATATCAActgttatctattttatttttacactTAATTGTTATGAACGTGTTTTAAACATGCCGGACAATATACTTATTCAGGATTGCACCAAGGAGTTTGACTCCAAATTACAAGCACGGCACACTACAGGCTGAGACTATTCACGTCTCCGTACAAACAGTCAGTACAACAACTATACAATAGACATATATAAGTATATCTTTCTTCAAGTTTTCAAGTTACTAATAATAAATTGAACACAAACTatcattatacaatattttaactAAATAACTTAATGGAAATGCAAATTAAAGTAGTTTACATTTAAACAGCAATAATTTGAAAAAAGGGAGGAAACCAAGTCTACTACAGTATGTTACGTATAGTCATTTGACTCATTTCCTAATGAAAACGAtgttatttaaagtgatattatggacatctaacagtttataggtgtctatcgcaaccgttgtttatttttggtgttttcacttcatatacacttatatctgttaatgcagcatcaacatactaaaacaatatcccggaaagagaaaaataatgcatttgaatatcaatcgtactttcgtttgacaactgatcacgcatgtacaatgtgaacctaaatttagttttagtgcggATTCGtgtatacgacacaaagacacaattttgttttacagatcattttggcttacaggactgggtgagtcatgtaaaatatcgaatataaaatatatttttataaacagctggtagcaagatgagttgcagattattggtcagtaaccacattttaactaactcttttgacctgttaattcttttcagctcaattcaacagtgcccATAATATCGCTTTGCTCAATGTTAACAAACACATAAGCTCCATCCTTGTCGGCAGCCCGCCCATATTACTGTCAAGAATATATGTTATTTGTACAAGCTGAATCATACTCATGATTGACCTTTAGCCTCTATGTATGACCATGCAAATATCGAAAGGAACTCACGACTTGCGCGTGACCTGCTTTATGAGCgtgttgaaaaaaataatattttgcattatgACTCATAATTTATGAGTGATGATATTTCAGTCCTCCAAAAACCTTTTTATGTCAAGATTTGACATTGTATCCTTATGTGTAAAATTGGCTATTTAAATATGAAGGtaggttttaaaattaaaattgcatGCTGAATGGCGTCTTTTTAGCCGAGAAGTTGTAAGAGTATCTACCGGTTAATATCGCACTAAAAGGGTTCACACAATAATGTTACGTTAGCCACGTAACGTTACGTTTACATGCAATTGTTTCGTAAAAGCTTCCCGCGTTTGTCACAGCAGTATTGTGATTCATATTTTATCGTTAACAATTTACATGTGTAAACCAAGTTACATGATTATATCTGATGCACTGTTCACATGTTGGAGTACTTCGTGTATGTGCACTTAAAGAAATAGTCATCTATGCAGATAGTATAGGTCATGCTGTATAATAATGTCATCACGTTCGAAAGTGAATCAGTTGATATCCACTAAAAAGGTGCATGTCGTATATGTAAATCTTAAGTGGGATTTAAGACATTCAGTATTTATTAGCCGCGTATCTAAGGAAATAATGAGTTTCTAACTTCCATTGTATTTTCGAAAAAGACCAACTCATTTACACATGCAATATATGCAGATAAAGGTCacaattatcataataattattaaagttGTCaccataatttttatttacagcaTTTATCGTCGTCAACATAGAAAAAGAGAAATGTAACAGATAAAAGCCATGTAAAATACTTAAGGATAtggcataaaaattaaaatccGAAAACGATATTTCGAAATACAGACCTCAGAATAAGAAGCGGAGAGGCTGTGAACACTTTATTATCAAGGGCCTTAATTTCGGAATGTTAAATTCGGATACTTGACTTTTCGCATACCACTACATTATATGTGTTATCAATACCTATGTTAATGTCAGTTTGTgtatagttattttttttttgtatgtcAAAATCAGTTCTTCAAAGATTATTTAAGTCTTTAAGTTTTTTCTCACTAGTTCAAGCCAACGGCAAATCCGGCGACCATCAACCACAGCACACGATAAGGGGCTGGTCGCGGTTGTCACCAATGCTACGCCAACGTAAGCGCAACTTGCGCGCTCTGTTTAGTATGACTGCAAATATCTCGAAAAACATAAAAATCTGTGCGAAATCTATGACGTCATCAACATGACGAGATGGCACATGCTACAGCGGTCCGTGTGCTTCTGGTAGACTGGAAAGCTGTATAAGGAAAGCTTCAATTCAAACACTTACGCGCTTACGCGATATATAACGCGTTTTCTCTTTATTTTGTGAAATCGTAAAACGGGTTTTCCCGCTCGGTCAACTTCCTACGACTTTCAACCATGACTCAAGATTAAGGGCTCCTGCTATCGATGTTGACAGGTTATATACCGAATTAAGCCCAACTAGTTCCTTTTTGAGTCGCGAAAAATACACTGGGTTATCATGAAAGTAACATTAGtaatcaaaatcaacgaatattacgcaaatatttcgtaaaataaagtaaacccgTAAAAAAAACTCAGTGTTACTTATACTAACAGACAAACTTTCAACGCTTGCTGTGgcatggtaacatagattaaacgagatacaaaatgcatTCGATTGTATTTCTTTGTGGCACAATATTAAtatcctgcaacgatatctatttatacgacacacgaacactaacatgggACATGAACATGCTTTGAACATATTGTACCACAAAATAcctaaaatacattttgtatcgAGTTAGATCTATcttaccacatctagcgttaaaaaaTGGCTactgctataaggaacattgatttgttatatgtttatgggctttttagtattatataaagaaatatataacaatataaattttaacaaccgGCAAATGCATCGATGAAATGAATATTTAGCTGATTGTTATTTCTTTCTAAACGATATTTTATCCTTGTTTTGCCTTGGCGGATGTACACCTTCAGAAGACAAGAAGACCAGAGCAACTCAGTGCCCTCCTGTATTTATGAACTCGTCGAACCGGAGCTGTCCGAAAAAATTAACGAGACGCTGATACTAAACTTCGAATCATGTATTGAACACTAGTATGTTATATATGAAACTGTAATATATGGATACAAAACAGATCATAGACACATATAGACAGAACTAATAAGTCACTTTAAGTCACTGTACACGAACGCCATAATACACATTAAGAAGCACAAGGCCTTTCATAAATACACAACTAATctgcaacaatatatattttcaaaatataccgGTATCATTCGGGGAAGCGAGGTTTACACGAcagcgccgtagccacgctgtggcacaccgaggcagttgcctcggctaaaatttgcagagcaatgttgggATTACACGGAAAAAAACGGaaaatgtcaaagaataaaatctttataagaaattgaggcaatttattgaatttaaggcactatgatattcacaaacaaatattatcattgagtacaattggttcatgttgaggcagataattatttcattttaataactttgATTGATgcaaaatggctcagcaaaatgattaggaaattccgtatattaaacaaagcgtcgaactgtacacttcgatgttacaatcattgtggacatcggaacgtaccgagcgaggatcgggtgttttacggcaaggtctgggtctattttggacctagacacacttcgggtggatggcgttttcgcctttattggaattctcctctttatggccggcgtcgagtttaatccgagaccgtttcaggtggtaagaatctttgtttacattagaattttcatattatgatatcccgcgtattaaacttttttgatataaagaagttcaagtcttttctttttcataatcaatgaagttgatgataaaacgttgatgatagaactgtcaactgacagaaaatgatgacgcagtgctaaaacaaaatgttacacacgaaaattgaaaaaaatggcaaaaaatgtactgatttaagttaaatatttgtactcctcataATAAGCAATATGCccctgtgacgcaatcggtaaggcgtcagactctggatccattgctcactattatattgtcattgcgttggttcgaatcccagtaggtccgtgtttaagttaattccatcaatgatccttttatatgtgtttatgattgaaaacgcttttgatttaatgcatttaaatctTTCTTTAAAGAGCCCTATtgtgctttcaagctctaaatggaaaaaaaaatcgtCCACGAACtttttcacggtgaacttgtctgaactacaacagcaagtttgcggaagctgatttgatgttaactaaataaataatattttttattggttcttgtacatgtCAGCGGAGTTTTAGCGCATTGCGAAGGCTTAAAACGTGGACACGTTATACTATGAAAGAAGAACGGCTTaatggcatcgctttaatgtttgtgcataaacacattccagttgatcgaaaaccaattcttcaaatgtgggattcgactggagacaggagagttgaattagcgttcaataagattgatatttaaaagttgaagaataataaaacatgttcatgaaacattattcgctTAAATGTTTGATGGATCTGTTTCTTCATATTGTAAGgtagatctattttattttagtatttcaataataaatatgtaaagcacattctattatccatatacatactatggTTTGTATAAGAGAGCTGTGTCTCTTTtttttttctatctgacttcaaatgaagtatatgactacttttctgtagttaagtttgtaacatcattgtcacttcaaacaccgtttatggtaccagaatataaaattgacaatgaacttgtagcagatttgtttgttaactttattgataccaaaacggtaatatgtagcgtccacgattccgataatttaggtataaaatgtagtttaaatggcctttacaacgcaccagagacgttctatgTATAAAAAATACGGAGGGGGGGGGCATACCCCGGCCGGACCCCCCTAGATACTGCCTCAGcttaaatttgggtctggctacggcacTGCACGATAAACATTAATTTCGGATATTATCAAACATTAAGTATGTTCATATGTTTGAACAACATGCAAATACTATTCTTATTAATGTTAATCATgaacaatataatacaattgacaattaaatattaaatataaatattactgTACTGTTAAAACAGATACTATTTACATATTTCTTCATGCAAcgcttttattacaaaacgaAACATATTCGCGTGAATTATGtatgctaaatattattatttgtgtagGTGTATAAATAATCGGTAAGCTAAATACAATTGTCGCTCTGCTAGCTCAAAATATAGCATCAACACAAGTGATATTTTAAAACCAGAACACTGATTCAAATCGTATATTAAAGCTGAATAAAATAAGCTAAGTGTTAAATGTAAAATTCTGGAAGATCGCACACGGCTGCTTTCTCGGCCGGATCGAGAATTCTTACAAACATCTCTCCAGTTTCGGTGAGTGTTATGTGCAAGTCGTCTGACTGTGTGTATATTGCAGCATCAGCATATTGATTATTTTGCTCTATATCTGCATTTCTAGCAGAGTTACCTTCATCCTTTGCTTCAAAAGAAATACCGTGCTTGCAATTGTCGTCTTCGTCGTCAAACAACTCCTCTGCTGGTGCAGTACTCGACGTCTCGTTGTCGGAAAGACAAAACTCCTCTTTCGCACTATCGCCCGATTTGGAGCAATTAGTAGAATAAGTACACAATTCACTGCTGTTTACAGTGGATCCTTTTAACGAAGAGTCGTCGCTATTCAGCGAGGACTGTGAATTATATTCATTCCCACCGTAACTTGTTACTTCCTTCTTCATATTTACCTTGTTcacaacagcgtaaacataaGAATTTTGCTGTTCGATGGTATTTGCATCTTCTCGTGCACCAGAACAAGTGCCCGTGTATTCTGGAGGCGGGTCATTCTGGGTGCTTCTTCTTTCACAATCTTTTGTGGACGCATACCCGGAATCAAATTCAAAGTCATACTCCGACAAGCTTAATTCATTACACTGAGCCATATCAGCATTCATATTTGGGTTTTCTTCGCGAAGTCCCAAGCTGTTGTCAACGTGTAGGAAAGCGTTCTCCAAATCTTGCAAACGGTTGTCATCAACGTAGGGGTTCATGTCTTCTAAACCATTTTCATTGTCTTGTCTAGGTACGCGTTCAAGACTGCTGTCATTGGAGTGTTCCCAGTGGTCTCTGGACCTCACCTCAATGTGATATAAGCTAGCTGTTCTGGACTTTCTTCTTTTCCTTCTGTAAACAAAGGTTCGGTATTGTAACATCGAGACTACTTGATTTGTGTAAACGAATTtgtataataacaattaaaataagcAATCTAAGGACGGTACATATTTATAAGTGTGTAACACAATCGCATCAAACAGCCGTGTAATGATTATGTGCCTTATAGAACAGATCTTTTCAATGTTACCgagttttgtttgtgttttgctTGTATCAGTTATGTCTTTACAACTCTAGAAAATAAgcaaacatatacatttacatatatgTATAAACTCTGCAAGCATGGTAAAATACATGATTgtgatgtttttaaattaatcaaGCAAACACTCACCGAAAAGTAATTAGTATCACAATGATAATTCCTACGCTTAAAAGCACGAGCCCAGTTGCTACCATGTAAATCACTGAAATATAAAATGACGTAAACATAATagtgttttgtatatatatatatatatattgagagagagagagagagagagagagagagagagagagagagagagagagagagagagagagagagagagagagagagagagagagagtctcGAGCTCTACTCTCTAGAGCTCTCTCGcgctctctctcctctctctctctctcctcgctcctctctctctcgctctctctctcctctctctctctctctctctcgctctctctctctctctctctctctctcctctctctctctcctctctctctctctctctcctctctcttctctctctctctctcctctccccTCGAGAGAGAGACCATACCCCATTTAAGTATTCCGCCTTTCCAGCCGCTGAATAAACAAATTTTCACTGTGTGAAAAACGGATTTCCTAGCCAGAAGCTTCCATTTTATAGTGCAAAAATACACCGTTTtgaagtaaaaatatatataggtatatactaaatacatgtattatatataatgcACATACCTATACGTGTATCGTTAGCGTTGTTCACAGACGCTGATGCAGCAGTAGCTATATCTAAAATAGATGATGGTACCACTCTCACCGATGAAGGCAGGTAGGGTGCGGTCGataacatttgttcaaatgtAGACTCTGCTTTCCCATTGGATGAAGATAAAGCATTTGTAAAAACAGATGGTGGGTGAACGTTTATTGAAGTAACTGTCAACACCGGTGTTTGCGTAAGTGTCGTTTtaaatgatggtgatgatgaaggTGGTGAAGATAAATACGATGAAATTGATATTTGTGGAAAAGGCGACGAAGACGATAAACTGGTTGAcgtaaacaatgaaaatgatgatgataatgatgttacTTTTGATGCTTCTATTCCtgacgataatgatgacgatgCAGTAAATGACgctaatgacgatgatgatgatgaagaagataaagatgatgatgatgaagcagaagaagaagaagaagaaaatgaTCTTaataacgatgatgataatgatgatgatgatgatgatgatgatgatgatgatgatgatgatgatgatgat contains:
- the LOC127852133 gene encoding uncharacterized protein LOC127852133, with protein sequence MVATGLVLLSVGIIIVILITFRRKRRKSRTASLYHIEVRSRDHWEHSNDSSLERVPRQDNENGLEDMNPYVDDNRLQDLENAFLHVDNSLGLREENPNMNADMAQCNELSLSEYDFEFDSGYASTKDCERRSTQNDPPPEYTGTCSGAREDANTIEQQNSYVYAVVNKVNMKKEVTSYGGNEYNSQSSLNSDDSSLKGSTVNSSELCTYSTNCSKSGDSAKEEFCLSDNETSSTAPAEELFDDEDDNCKHGISFEAKDEGNSARNADIEQNNQYADAAIYTQSDDLHITLTETGEMFVRILDPAEKAAVCDLPEFYI